In Calonectris borealis chromosome Z, bCalBor7.hap1.2, whole genome shotgun sequence, a single genomic region encodes these proteins:
- the GBA2 gene encoding non-lysosomal glucosylceramidase translates to MAAAAAAAGPLVRRYEGAARGRGVAAAGWRVCLAHRFEEPRKPYGAADVPLRDVLRHIGLALRYFRWWYKKTRIEKKSAFIDLLCAVPLQQIYGCPLGGIGGGTITRGWRGEFCRWQLNPGIYHYETVIADQFTVCLRCKGQTVYQQVLSVERPSTLQGWNWGYCGHYAFYHALYPRAWMVYELPGQNVVLTCRQVSPVIPHDYKDSSLPVGVFIWEVENGRDEDVDVSIMFSLQNGTGTKDDRSGGHWNEPFAFEKEGERVAGVLLHHCTRVNPFTLAISAREKAGTGVTHLTAFNPAGSGREVWQDLLQDGRLDSPAGKSSPTEKGEVTAAAVCASCRVPAQGHRTLELALAWDMPRVHFGSKEKLHLRRYTRFFGSGGDAAPALSHHALTHYEEWERKIEAWQKPILENSQLPSWYKSALFNELYFVTDGGTIWLELPPDCCAEDLQGPAGAGLSRFLPVLREYGRFAYLEGQEYRMYNTYDVHFYASFALVMLWPKLQISLQYDIAVTVVSEDVQSRQYLMCGQTAQVKLKNVVPHDIGDPGDEPWQRVNAYLMHDTADWKDLNLKFVLQVYRDYYLTHDSLYLRDMWPVCQAVMESELKFDTDNDGLIENGGFADQTYDAWVVNGASAYCGGLWLAAVCMMCKMAEVLGDAEIQQKYTDILSKGKEAFERMLWNGKYYNYDSSGSDTSSSIMSDQCAGQWFLGACGLDQGEFEVFPKSHVVSALKTIFEKNVMSFAGGTMGAVNGMRPDGVPDTSSVQSNEVWVGVVYALAATMIQEGLVEEGFHTAEGCYRTVWEQLGMAFQTPEAYREKKVYRSLAYMRPLSIWSMQLALERRAGRAPTPTQLPQVPIHP, encoded by the exons ATACTTCAGGTGGTGGTACAAGAAGACCCGCATAGAGAAGAAATCTGCCTTCATTGACCTCTTGTGTGCTGTTCCTCTGCAGCAGATCTACG GGTGCCCACTGGGCGGCATCGGGGGAGGCACCATCACCCGTGGCTGGCGGGGCGAGTTCTGCCGCTGGCAGCTGAACCCTGGCATTTATCACTACGAAACGGTCATCGCTGACCAG ttcACGGTGTGCCTGCGTTGCAAGGGGCAGACAGTTTACCAGCAGGTCCTGTCCGTGGAGAGACCTAGCACTCTGCAGGGCTGGAACTGGGGCTACTGTGGCCACTATGCCTTCTACCATGCCCTGTACCCCCGTGCCTGGATGGTCTACGAGCTCCCAGGGCAAAACGTAGTGCTCACTTGCCGCCAGGTCTCTCCCGTCATCCCCCATGACTACAAG GACTCCAGCCTGCCAGTGGGAGTGTTCATCTGGGAGGTGGAGAATGGGAGGGACGAAGACGTGGACGTCTCCATCATGTTCAGCCTGCAGAATGGCACAGGAACGAAGGACGACAGGAGCGGAGGGCACTGGAACGAACCCTTTGCCTTCGAGAAGGAGGGCGAGCGGGTTGCTGGCGTCCTGCTGCACCACTGCACACGCGTGAACCCCTTCACCCTCGCCATCTCTGCCCGGGAGAAG GCTGGCACAGGAGTCACCCACCTCACGGCATTCAATCCCGCGGGATCGGGTAGAGAGGTGTGGCAGGACCTCCTGCAGGATGGCAGGCTGGATTCCCCCGCCG GTAAAAGCAGCCCAACGGAGAAGGGGGAGGTGACGGCAGCAGCCGTGTGTGCCAGCTGCAGGGTGCCTGCCCAGGGTCACAGGACGCTGGAGCTGGCCCTGGCCTGGGACATGCCCCGTGTTCACTTTGGCTCCAAGGAGAAGCTGCACCTCAG GCGGTACACCCGGTTTTTTGGCAGCGGAGGCGATGCTGCTCCTGCTCTGTCGCATCACGCCTTGACGCACTATGAGGAGTGGGAGAGGAAGATCGAAGCGTGGCAGAAGCCCATCCTGGAGAACAG ccagctgccTTCCTGGTACAAGTCAGCCCTCTTCAATGAGCTGTACTTCGTGACGGACGGGGGGACCATCTGGCTGGAGCTGCCCCCGGACTGCTGTGCCGAGGACCTGCAGGGACCAGCGGGTGCTGGCCTCTCCCGCTTCCTCCCTGTCCTGCGGGAGTACGGAAGGTTTGCTTATTTGGAAG GCCAGGAATACCGGATGTACAACACCTACGATGTCCACTTCTACGCCTCCTTTGCTCTTGTCATGCTGTGGCCCAAGCTGCAGATCAGCCTGCAGTATGACATTG CCGTCACAGTGGTGAGCGAGGATGTCCAGTCCCGGCAGTACTTGATGTGTGGTCAGACAGCCCAGGTGAAGCTGAAGAATGTGGTGCCGCACGACATTGGGGACCCAG GTGACGAGCCGTGGCAGCGCGTCAATGCCTACCTGATGCACGACACGGCTGACTGGAAGGACCTCAACCTGAAGTTCGTCCTGCAGGTGTATCGCGACTACTACCTGACACACGACTCCCTGTACTTGCGGGACATGTGGCCAGTCTGCCAG GCTGTGATGGAGTCAGAGCTGAAGTTTGATACGGATAACGATGGGCTCATCGAAAATGGTGGCTTTGCTGACCAGACATACGACGCATGGGTGGTAAATGGAGCCAG TGCGTACTGCGGCGGGCTGTGGCTGGCAGCCGTCTGCATGATGTGCAAGATGGCAGAGGTGCTCGGGGATGCTGAAATCCAGCAGAAATACACGGACATCCTGAGCAAGGGCAAGGAAGCATTTGAGAGGATGCTCTGGAACG gaaaataCTACAACTATGATAGCAGTGGGAGCGACACCTCCAGCAGCATTATGTCAGACCAGTGTGCTGGGCAGTGGTTTCTCGGGGCTTGTGGTCTGGACCAGGGGGAATTTGAG GTCTTCCCCAAGAGTCATGTTGTCAGTGCACTCAAGACCATCTTTGAGAAGAACGTCATGAGTTTTGCTGGTGGCACCATGGGAGCAGTGAATGGCATGAGACCTGATGGGGTGCCTGACACATCCAGCGTGCAGTCCAATGAGGTGTGGGTCGGTGTGGTCTACGCCTTGGCTGCCACCATGATCCAGGAG GGGCTCGTGGAGGAAGGCTTTCATACGGCGGAGGGCTGCTACCGGACAGTTTGGGAACAGCTGGGCATGGCTTTCCAGACACCGGAGGCCTATCGGGAGAAGAAAGTCTACCGCTCGCTGGCTTACATGCGGCCCCTTAGCATCTGGAGCATGCAGCTGGCCCTGGAGCGCAGAGCTGGCCGGGCACCCACAC